A window from Sinanaerobacter sp. ZZT-01 encodes these proteins:
- a CDS encoding TetR/AcrR family transcriptional regulator C-terminal domain-containing protein has product MAHSGASGRTKKALSESLKKMMKQKPLNKISIREIVEDSGLNRQTFYYHFKDIYDLVEWMFEQEAIRLLKENMTFLTWEDSCLYLLKYIEQNWEVCTSALHSLGRSHLESFFYKDIYSILRSVIDEGASDLILQEKYKDFLAHFYTVSFAAVLISWMKGEIKLTAEELIEMISITISNNIRSAMERFSEM; this is encoded by the coding sequence ATGGCACATTCAGGCGCCAGCGGCAGGACAAAAAAAGCGCTGTCCGAATCTTTAAAGAAAATGATGAAGCAAAAGCCGCTGAATAAGATCAGCATTCGTGAAATTGTTGAAGACAGCGGATTGAACCGGCAAACCTTTTATTATCATTTTAAAGACATCTATGACTTAGTTGAATGGATGTTTGAGCAAGAAGCAATTCGTCTCTTAAAAGAAAACATGACCTTCTTAACTTGGGAAGACAGCTGTCTTTATCTGCTGAAATATATTGAGCAGAATTGGGAAGTTTGTACCAGTGCTTTGCATTCATTGGGGCGTTCGCACTTAGAATCCTTTTTTTATAAAGACATATACAGCATTCTTCGAAGTGTAATTGACGAAGGTGCTTCCGATTTAATCTTACAAGAAAAATATAAGGATTTTTTAGCACATTTTTATACCGTTTCTTTTGCTGCGGTATTGATCAGTTGGATGAAGGGCGAAATAAAGCTGACTGCGGAAGAACTGATTGAAATGATTTCGATTACAATCAGCAACAATATCCGAAGTGCCATGGAACGGTTTTCCGAAATGTAA
- a CDS encoding ABC transporter permease, with protein MISLFQSISDRLYQFKLRHTKLIMTLLIFLIVPTVTGIALGYEMGYNRIESIPIMIADYDRSDFSRTLLEYITDSEILTIKDYAKSNEQVKEALDSGEVMAALIIPEAFNKNLLKGNGPTVEVLYDGSQMTVASSAKSALSEILLTVKAGYMKNIYQGKLSVVESESMKQIQPIGATYRALFNPTKNYRNFLLPGMLAALMQVGFGIIGLSRSKEERCGFFKSVSKIIGWGCAGAASMLLCLGIQYVFFGLPYRGSLLAGLLMTCFFAIAMTAFGFVMGRIVPDRVFATQLTCVLILPTSILSGYTFPVIAMPQLLQKLSVIWPLTYYGDGIRSLCLKEIGLSYFIPHLTALGTIIAVELLFLACVVFVEKRYYDYQLS; from the coding sequence ATGATTTCTTTGTTTCAGTCAATCTCAGACCGTCTTTATCAATTTAAACTGCGGCATACGAAACTGATCATGACTTTACTGATTTTTCTTATTGTTCCTACTGTTACAGGGATAGCTTTGGGTTATGAGATGGGATATAACCGGATTGAGTCCATTCCGATTATGATTGCTGACTACGATCGTTCCGATTTCAGCAGAACACTTTTGGAATACATTACGGACAGTGAAATCCTTACAATCAAGGACTATGCCAAAAGCAACGAACAAGTAAAAGAGGCTTTGGACTCGGGCGAAGTAATGGCTGCTTTAATCATTCCGGAAGCATTCAACAAAAACTTATTAAAAGGAAATGGTCCAACAGTTGAAGTGCTTTATGATGGCTCACAGATGACAGTTGCCAGTTCTGCAAAGTCTGCTTTGTCTGAAATTTTATTGACGGTCAAAGCGGGTTATATGAAGAATATTTATCAGGGAAAGCTCTCTGTCGTTGAATCCGAATCCATGAAACAAATACAGCCAATCGGCGCAACCTACCGTGCCTTATTCAACCCAACGAAAAATTACAGAAACTTTTTACTGCCCGGTATGCTGGCTGCATTAATGCAGGTAGGCTTCGGTATCATCGGTTTATCCCGCTCAAAAGAAGAACGCTGCGGCTTTTTTAAATCAGTAAGTAAAATTATCGGCTGGGGCTGTGCCGGCGCTGCAAGTATGCTTCTTTGTCTGGGAATACAATATGTATTTTTTGGTCTTCCGTATCGCGGCAGCTTATTGGCAGGACTTCTCATGACCTGTTTTTTTGCCATTGCAATGACAGCATTTGGCTTTGTCATGGGCCGTATCGTACCGGATCGGGTGTTTGCAACGCAGCTTACCTGCGTACTAATCTTGCCGACAAGCATTCTAAGCGGGTATACGTTCCCTGTGATTGCTATGCCTCAGCTTTTACAAAAGCTTAGTGTTATTTGGCCTTTGACTTATTATGGAGATGGTATCCGAAGTCTTTGCCTGAAAGAAATCGGTCTGTCCTATTTTATACCTCATCTAACCGCTTTAGGTACGATCATTGCGGTAGAACTTTTATTTTTAGCTTGTGTCGTATTTGTGGAGAAAAGATACTATGATTACCAACTTTCATAA
- the sigI gene encoding RNA polymerase sigma-I factor produces the protein MNDLNTRIEEAAADTQKMEELIIRYEPFILNCASSVTHKYITKSDDEWSIALLAFSQAVHHYHAEKGSFLSFSSLVIRRRLTDYLRSETRRKSEILAEPALFYSGVSDHSFALQKEIINKTKESEQSELKLEIETVNESFSSYGFCFFDLAACSPKAEKTKKSCAKAVCYVLKNEFLLHHLQESKLLPIKIIEKNINVPRKILERHRKYIIAAIEILSGEYPGLADYMRFIREELNK, from the coding sequence ATGAACGACTTAAACACACGCATAGAAGAAGCAGCGGCCGATACTCAAAAAATGGAAGAGCTTATTATAAGATACGAACCTTTTATTCTAAACTGTGCATCCTCTGTCACCCATAAATACATTACAAAAAGTGATGATGAGTGGTCGATTGCACTGCTTGCTTTCTCGCAGGCAGTGCATCATTATCATGCGGAAAAAGGTTCCTTCCTTTCTTTTTCTTCACTTGTTATACGGCGACGCTTAACCGACTATCTGCGCAGCGAAACACGCCGGAAATCTGAAATTCTAGCCGAGCCAGCCCTCTTCTATTCCGGAGTATCTGACCATTCATTCGCATTGCAAAAAGAAATTATAAATAAAACAAAAGAATCGGAGCAGTCTGAATTAAAATTAGAAATTGAAACGGTTAATGAAAGTTTCTCATCTTACGGTTTTTGCTTTTTTGACCTTGCGGCTTGTTCACCAAAAGCAGAAAAAACAAAAAAATCATGTGCAAAAGCGGTATGCTACGTATTAAAGAACGAATTTCTATTACATCATTTGCAAGAATCCAAGCTGCTTCCTATTAAAATAATAGAAAAAAATATAAATGTACCCCGAAAAATATTGGAACGTCACCGAAAGTATATAATAGCAGCCATCGAGATACTATCCGGAGAGTATCCCGGTCTGGCCGATTATATGCGGTTTATCAGAGAGGAGTTAAACAAATGA
- a CDS encoding D-alanine--D-alanine ligase family protein: protein MTTIGVLFGGRSGEHEVSLMSAASVIKAIDKTKYKIVMIGITKQGKWLKYDGPFCRIEDGGWQKIAETALENDPQNYGFTVLGTGKDSLKEQIDFALPILHGPYGEDGTVQGLFEMLNIPYGGCGVAASSVCMDKGLAKAIFAKEGLPQVCYRIVCSEELKEEKNNIIQKLSDELGFPVFVKPANMGSSVGIGKAKDKKELEQALFNAAKYDRRIIVEEYIECREIETGVLGNHNPEVAAVGEIIPSAEFYDYRAKYFDGGKSKLCIPADITKEQTETIQEIAKKAYRATDCCGFARVDFFINKKTGKIYLNEINTIPGFTKYSMFPLLWEAVGVPYSTLIERIITLGYERHYVKNHW from the coding sequence ATGACAACAATAGGCGTTTTATTTGGAGGGCGATCCGGGGAACATGAGGTTTCTTTGATGTCAGCAGCATCGGTCATCAAAGCGATTGATAAGACAAAGTATAAAATTGTTATGATAGGCATTACCAAGCAGGGGAAATGGTTAAAATATGACGGACCATTTTGCCGTATTGAGGATGGTGGATGGCAGAAAATCGCTGAAACTGCATTAGAGAATGATCCGCAGAATTATGGATTTACCGTTTTGGGGACAGGGAAAGATTCCTTAAAAGAGCAAATTGACTTTGCATTGCCTATCTTACATGGCCCATACGGAGAAGATGGTACGGTGCAGGGATTGTTTGAAATGCTTAATATACCATATGGTGGATGTGGTGTGGCTGCATCCTCAGTTTGTATGGATAAGGGATTGGCAAAGGCAATTTTTGCAAAAGAAGGTCTGCCGCAGGTTTGTTATCGTATTGTCTGCAGTGAAGAATTGAAAGAGGAAAAAAATAATATCATTCAAAAATTATCCGATGAATTAGGTTTTCCGGTCTTTGTAAAACCGGCGAATATGGGATCGAGCGTTGGAATCGGGAAGGCAAAGGATAAAAAAGAATTAGAACAGGCCCTATTTAATGCAGCAAAATATGATCGAAGAATCATTGTAGAAGAATACATAGAATGCAGGGAAATTGAAACCGGAGTACTCGGAAATCATAATCCGGAAGTTGCTGCTGTAGGTGAAATTATTCCTTCTGCTGAATTTTACGATTATCGGGCAAAATACTTTGACGGGGGAAAATCAAAGCTATGTATACCGGCAGATATTACAAAAGAGCAGACTGAAACCATTCAGGAAATTGCGAAAAAGGCATATCGGGCAACGGATTGCTGCGGATTTGCAAGAGTTGATTTTTTCATCAATAAAAAAACGGGCAAGATTTATTTGAATGAGATTAATACAATCCCAGGTTTTACAAAATACAGTATGTTTCCTCTCTTATGGGAAGCAGTAGGCGTACCTTATTCCACATTGATTGAAAGGATAATTACATTAGGATATGAAAGACATTATGTTAAAAATCATTGGTAA
- a CDS encoding HlyD family secretion protein: protein MDTCSKQPQIKSKKSLIQTIILIGIAALIVFVFFTVTSTTKAKEKAAVLQIQGSIKLEEVTLNSKIAGNIEKVIVSEGDIVKKGDPLLQIDSSALEAKKLQAEGAVAAAKATAEKAANGARNQEVIQAKAAFDYAQKTYDRVKSLYEEGAVSANTYDETYAKYTAAQQTYNMALEGARSEDVSAANALVAQAEGALAEVNSYLEDCIIKAPDDGTITAINVESGELVSTGMALASLSSNKTPWIEVSVEENLLSNVSLNQEVPVTLTAYPDKTFIGQVTKISQQPDFATKRATNNNGEFDILSYRVTVTLDNLDVDVFAGMTAVVDFSKKAGNAQ, encoded by the coding sequence ATGGACACTTGTTCAAAACAACCACAAATAAAAAGTAAGAAGAGCCTAATTCAGACCATCATCCTGATTGGTATTGCTGCTCTTATCGTTTTCGTATTTTTCACAGTCACTTCCACAACAAAAGCAAAAGAAAAAGCTGCTGTGCTTCAAATACAAGGAAGTATTAAACTTGAAGAAGTTACTTTAAATTCAAAAATAGCCGGAAATATTGAAAAAGTAATTGTATCTGAAGGAGATATCGTAAAAAAAGGAGACCCCCTTCTACAGATTGACAGTTCCGCATTGGAAGCAAAAAAATTACAGGCAGAAGGTGCTGTCGCCGCTGCAAAGGCAACGGCAGAAAAAGCTGCAAACGGCGCAAGAAACCAAGAGGTTATTCAAGCAAAAGCAGCGTTTGATTATGCTCAAAAAACGTATGACCGTGTAAAATCGCTGTATGAAGAAGGAGCGGTTTCGGCAAATACTTATGATGAAACCTATGCAAAGTATACTGCTGCACAACAGACTTACAACATGGCTTTAGAAGGAGCTCGTTCCGAAGATGTCTCCGCTGCAAATGCTTTAGTCGCCCAAGCAGAAGGTGCCTTAGCTGAAGTCAACTCATATTTAGAAGACTGCATCATTAAAGCACCTGATGACGGCACAATTACTGCTATTAATGTGGAGTCCGGCGAACTCGTTTCAACCGGCATGGCACTTGCTTCTCTATCCAGTAACAAGACCCCTTGGATTGAAGTCAGCGTAGAAGAGAACTTATTATCCAATGTTTCTTTAAACCAAGAAGTTCCCGTCACGTTAACTGCATATCCAGATAAAACATTTATCGGACAGGTCACTAAAATCAGCCAGCAGCCGGACTTTGCCACAAAACGAGCAACCAATAACAATGGAGAATTTGACATACTGTCTTACCGTGTAACCGTCACTCTTGACAATCTGGATGTCGATGTATTTGCCGGCATGACTGCGGTTGTTGATTTTTCCAAGAAAGCCGGTAATGCACAATGA
- a CDS encoding DUF1934 domain-containing protein, giving the protein MLKIIGKQITSEQEENVLEFITEGKFYRKGSSVYLLYKESEVSGMEGCTTSLKVKGDTVKMRRYGESVPLDTVIEFEKGKRFEGYYDTPFGAVEMEVLTNEVENCLQGDLGKGTLKIDYHISLRGLTEGRSKLDIEII; this is encoded by the coding sequence ATGTTAAAAATCATTGGTAAACAGATTACCAGTGAACAGGAAGAGAATGTTTTAGAATTTATCACAGAGGGGAAATTTTATAGAAAAGGAAGCTCTGTGTATTTGCTATATAAAGAGAGCGAAGTTTCCGGAATGGAAGGCTGTACCACCTCATTAAAGGTGAAAGGGGATACCGTTAAAATGCGGCGTTACGGAGAGTCCGTTCCCTTAGATACGGTCATAGAATTTGAAAAAGGAAAACGATTTGAAGGGTATTATGATACGCCGTTCGGTGCAGTGGAAATGGAAGTATTGACCAATGAAGTTGAAAATTGTTTACAGGGAGACCTTGGAAAGGGCACTTTGAAAATAGATTACCATATCAGCTTACGGGGACTGACTGAGGGCAGAAGTAAATTGGATATTGAAATCATATAA
- a CDS encoding TolC family protein: MKKKYICALLISSMLLGSSTFIFAADAKETTIVAEATADKTSSSSKEENSSASTVPIQSKLSLSEAIKIMQTTGTSAETAELNRQSDESIAKGYAESVKSIKEAFDSLDQLQYLLNVNYPGVSRSDYMTASSSAEAAGATATNEKIMKLRRDFAKEQGENNYKAELNSIEYTTVQIYSGVLLAQDNLKITQDNLKVQQEILKNTETQFKVGMVAQKDVLSAQSAVESAKSDVQAAETSLETAKMKFNFLLGYPVTEKITFTDTLTELPAPTASLDDSIQSALKNRNEIKGANFAKEVHAILLESLAYRYPKNSSTYLKQQVASLQAEKTAKDAPNQIEIDIRTQKSKLEDLKVALESAKSTETYAKEGYRLTSLSYQAGMCTLSELQQTQVLSYKASLGVAAAINDYNLAIYQFKYATNVGTTRLPL, from the coding sequence ATGAAAAAAAAATATATTTGCGCATTGCTGATTTCTTCCATGCTTCTCGGCAGCAGCACTTTCATCTTTGCCGCTGATGCAAAAGAAACAACAATTGTTGCAGAGGCAACTGCCGACAAGACTTCAAGCAGCTCTAAAGAAGAAAATTCCTCAGCGAGCACCGTTCCAATTCAAAGCAAGCTGTCTCTGAGTGAAGCCATTAAAATTATGCAGACGACGGGAACCAGTGCGGAAACGGCTGAATTAAACCGTCAATCGGATGAATCGATTGCAAAGGGGTACGCCGAATCCGTCAAAAGCATCAAGGAAGCCTTTGACAGCTTAGATCAGCTTCAATATCTTCTCAATGTCAACTATCCCGGTGTCAGCCGATCCGATTATATGACCGCCAGTTCCAGTGCTGAGGCCGCCGGTGCAACTGCAACCAATGAAAAAATCATGAAGCTTCGCCGCGATTTTGCAAAGGAACAAGGTGAAAATAATTACAAAGCAGAACTGAATTCAATTGAATACACCACTGTTCAAATTTACTCCGGTGTACTCTTAGCACAAGACAATTTAAAAATTACGCAGGATAATTTAAAAGTACAGCAAGAAATTCTAAAAAATACCGAAACGCAATTTAAAGTGGGGATGGTTGCTCAAAAGGATGTTCTCTCTGCTCAATCTGCTGTAGAAAGTGCAAAAAGTGATGTGCAAGCAGCTGAAACAAGCTTAGAAACAGCGAAGATGAAATTTAATTTTCTGCTTGGATATCCGGTAACGGAAAAAATTACCTTTACCGACACTTTAACCGAGCTGCCTGCTCCGACAGCCAGTTTAGATGATTCCATTCAAAGTGCTTTGAAAAATCGGAACGAAATCAAAGGTGCTAACTTTGCAAAAGAAGTACATGCCATTTTATTGGAAAGCTTAGCATACCGCTATCCTAAGAATTCATCGACTTATCTAAAGCAGCAAGTTGCATCCCTTCAAGCAGAAAAGACAGCGAAAGATGCTCCAAACCAAATTGAGATTGATATTCGAACTCAAAAATCGAAACTGGAAGATTTAAAAGTGGCATTGGAGTCTGCAAAATCGACAGAAACTTACGCAAAAGAAGGCTATCGCCTGACAAGCCTATCTTACCAAGCTGGTATGTGCACGCTCTCTGAATTACAGCAGACACAAGTGCTCTCGTACAAAGCAAGCTTAGGCGTAGCTGCGGCAATCAACGATTACAATTTAGCAATTTATCAATTTAAGTATGCCACTAATGTCGGAACCACACGACTTCCGCTGTAA
- a CDS encoding S41 family peptidase — translation MHSQRTKKVARVLALLVALVLILTSFSFVMYFPGMLGAAEFSVYATENEKQSSAYLKGEFTTMETLLKTIHNNYKDEITYKELIDGAYEGIFEALNDPYSVYYANEQEGKAFVQSVNGAFSGIGVAVKDVDGKCSITQTFSASPAKEAGIKAGDIVTAVDGVNVTTKTVDEIVALMRGEKGTKVSITVDRGGKSLTFALTRDVIGSLCIADKMLDGNIGYMQITSFDSDCHKEFRLALDRLLKAGAKSLIIDIRNNLGGLIGPTVEIADQLMKDGPIMYFKQKGEIVEIIKATADEHVDLPIVLLVNQNSASASEILAGALQDSKKAVLVGTKTFGKGVAQQIGELKNGSEIKLSTYYFLTPDKKTIDHIGITPDYIVYNGNEEKSDELKAKVNAFVPMIEKVKASLGQVGLNVYGAQQRLEVLGFDVPLSATMDQQTVTAIKQFQKERGLYAYGGLDYVTLAALDQAVLEYVSSTTAHGKDDLQLNKAIELLKSK, via the coding sequence ATGCATTCGCAAAGGACAAAAAAAGTAGCACGTGTGCTGGCATTATTAGTTGCGTTGGTACTCATACTGACTTCCTTCTCGTTTGTTATGTATTTTCCGGGGATGTTGGGAGCAGCTGAGTTTTCTGTATATGCTACAGAAAACGAAAAGCAAAGCAGTGCTTATTTGAAGGGTGAATTTACCACAATGGAAACCTTGCTCAAAACCATACATAACAATTATAAGGATGAAATTACTTATAAAGAGCTGATTGATGGGGCGTACGAAGGTATTTTTGAGGCATTGAATGACCCTTATAGTGTCTACTATGCAAATGAGCAGGAGGGAAAAGCGTTTGTACAAAGTGTAAACGGTGCATTTAGTGGAATTGGCGTTGCAGTAAAGGATGTGGATGGAAAATGCAGCATCACACAGACTTTTTCCGCCTCCCCTGCAAAGGAAGCAGGTATAAAAGCAGGTGACATTGTAACTGCGGTCGACGGTGTGAATGTAACCACAAAGACGGTAGATGAGATCGTTGCATTGATGCGTGGAGAGAAGGGAACAAAGGTAAGTATCACGGTAGATCGTGGTGGAAAAAGCCTGACCTTTGCCCTGACACGAGATGTGATTGGAAGTCTTTGCATCGCGGATAAGATGCTGGACGGAAATATAGGTTATATGCAGATCACAAGCTTTGACAGTGATTGCCATAAAGAATTCCGATTGGCTTTGGACCGCCTTTTAAAGGCAGGGGCAAAATCCTTGATTATTGATATTCGTAACAATCTGGGGGGATTGATTGGACCGACTGTAGAAATTGCAGATCAGCTGATGAAAGATGGTCCGATCATGTATTTTAAACAAAAAGGCGAAATCGTCGAGATAATAAAGGCAACAGCTGATGAGCATGTTGATCTGCCAATTGTACTTTTAGTCAATCAAAATTCAGCAAGTGCTTCCGAAATTTTAGCAGGCGCTTTGCAGGATAGCAAAAAGGCTGTTTTGGTAGGAACAAAAACCTTTGGAAAAGGAGTTGCACAGCAGATCGGAGAACTGAAAAACGGTTCGGAAATTAAGCTCTCTACCTACTATTTTTTAACGCCGGATAAAAAGACAATTGATCATATCGGAATTACGCCGGATTATATCGTATATAATGGCAATGAAGAGAAGTCCGATGAACTGAAAGCAAAAGTCAATGCGTTTGTTCCGATGATTGAAAAAGTAAAGGCGTCTTTGGGACAGGTCGGATTAAATGTGTACGGCGCACAGCAGAGATTAGAGGTGTTGGGATTTGATGTTCCTTTAAGTGCGACGATGGATCAGCAAACTGTCACAGCGATAAAACAGTTTCAGAAAGAAAGAGGTCTATACGCCTATGGCGGATTAGACTATGTGACTCTTGCTGCACTGGATCAAGCTGTTTTGGAATATGTTTCATCGACGACGGCTCATGGAAAAGATGACCTGCAACTGAATAAGGCGATTGAGCTTCTAAAAAGCAAGTAA
- a CDS encoding anti-sigma factor domain-containing protein has translation MKAVVTEIKGSFAALLSDDGRMIKVKNKNYAIGQVIIMKETRLKVKHKLLPWAAAVFAVFAISGAGAYAYCSPYSYVSLDVNPSIEYTLNRFDRILDVKAMNDDGQDILEEMNFKNMENHTIEKAIAQTIKEISKNGYFDGSEEGGIVIATFGKNEKKSNKLADTLQETAQEAADEENGEIAVESSSVGLNRVKKARELGVTPGKLNLVEKLQASAENPDEVNLEDWLNQPVKEIMKEMKENRKASQRIDEEEDLQQEDPADETTSSSNTSNTNKTTITNAQQKTQTKAEVKAEQKTQKKAEQQKEVKASVQQKPQEKVEQKATEEVQANTQEKIQENEEKEVQQEIQKNVQEKEEKTSEQSGNNSKKMTEESLENEADAQQEQAAAEAERDSKNTGNSSSNYSSKSSNSKSKKN, from the coding sequence ATGAAAGCAGTGGTAACAGAAATAAAAGGTTCATTTGCCGCGCTCTTATCTGATGATGGTCGCATGATCAAAGTAAAAAACAAAAATTATGCGATTGGACAGGTGATTATAATGAAAGAAACAAGATTGAAAGTAAAACACAAGCTACTTCCATGGGCAGCTGCTGTATTTGCAGTCTTTGCCATCAGCGGTGCCGGCGCCTATGCGTACTGCTCGCCTTATTCCTACGTTAGTCTTGACGTGAATCCATCTATTGAATACACACTAAATCGATTTGATCGTATTCTCGATGTAAAAGCAATGAATGACGACGGGCAAGACATTTTAGAAGAAATGAACTTTAAAAATATGGAAAATCACACCATAGAAAAAGCGATTGCTCAGACAATAAAGGAAATTTCAAAAAATGGCTATTTTGATGGGAGTGAAGAAGGAGGTATCGTCATTGCCACCTTTGGAAAAAATGAAAAAAAATCGAACAAACTAGCAGATACGTTACAGGAAACCGCTCAAGAAGCTGCCGATGAAGAAAATGGCGAAATCGCTGTGGAGTCTTCCAGTGTCGGACTGAATCGTGTAAAAAAAGCACGTGAATTAGGTGTAACGCCCGGAAAGCTGAACCTTGTAGAAAAATTACAGGCCAGCGCAGAAAATCCGGATGAAGTAAACTTGGAAGACTGGCTCAATCAGCCGGTTAAAGAAATTATGAAAGAAATGAAAGAAAATCGGAAAGCTTCACAACGCATCGATGAAGAAGAAGATCTACAACAGGAAGATCCTGCCGATGAAACAACTTCCAGCTCAAATACATCAAATACAAATAAGACAACTATAACAAACGCACAACAAAAAACACAAACAAAGGCGGAAGTAAAAGCAGAACAGAAAACACAAAAGAAAGCGGAGCAGCAGAAAGAAGTAAAAGCAAGCGTACAGCAGAAACCGCAAGAAAAAGTAGAACAAAAGGCAACTGAAGAAGTGCAAGCAAATACACAAGAAAAAATACAAGAAAACGAAGAAAAAGAAGTACAGCAAGAAATACAAAAGAATGTGCAAGAAAAGGAAGAAAAAACAAGCGAACAATCCGGCAATAATTCTAAAAAAATGACGGAAGAATCGTTGGAAAATGAAGCCGATGCGCAGCAAGAACAAGCAGCGGCTGAGGCAGAAAGAGACTCTAAAAATACCGGAAACAGTTCTTCAAACTATTCTTCCAAATCAAGCAATTCCAAAAGCAAAAAGAACTAA
- a CDS encoding ABC transporter permease, which produces MITNFHNAFIKVKNILVVLALPILFTLLFGYVYREVYVDKIPFAVLDLDETSTSRMISDQFSEHEGLNVLGNVSTQEELKDLILSNQVYGGVIIPDHFEKDIKAKQAPSLLVLMDGSNLVIGNNLQAYATTIVNTLDIGVQLNILEGGNIVPYDAKQYLTALSFTSRMLYDPQMGYFLYVFAGILGILIQQTYLSVICSHLLQLKNDLAEKQGSISFPNFTIVQKIIRLICFSTVSFFLCLLIANKGFGYPLRGDTLSLLAIVIVLLIGVTAMAILITSFFDDEAHCAQFCMFLSIPTLLTSGYIWPEFMMAPHFAAIIKCVWPLYYFANPLRTICLKAASFHDILPYLNGGILFAAAWLTISILLFRHRVRLMRKNHLSRLDICKNEL; this is translated from the coding sequence ATGATTACCAACTTTCATAATGCATTTATCAAGGTAAAGAATATATTGGTAGTCCTTGCTCTACCGATTCTCTTTACACTATTATTTGGCTATGTCTATCGTGAAGTTTACGTCGACAAGATCCCTTTCGCCGTTTTAGATTTGGATGAAACTTCAACATCACGTATGATTTCTGATCAGTTTTCGGAGCATGAGGGCTTAAATGTCCTTGGCAATGTAAGCACGCAAGAAGAGTTAAAGGATCTGATCTTATCGAATCAAGTTTATGGTGGTGTAATTATTCCAGATCATTTCGAAAAAGATATTAAGGCGAAGCAGGCTCCTTCTTTACTCGTCTTAATGGACGGGAGCAATCTCGTTATCGGCAACAATCTTCAGGCTTATGCAACGACAATTGTCAATACACTGGACATCGGTGTACAGCTTAACATCCTAGAAGGAGGTAACATTGTTCCCTATGATGCAAAGCAGTATTTAACGGCACTTTCCTTTACCAGCCGAATGCTCTATGACCCGCAAATGGGCTATTTTTTATACGTGTTTGCAGGTATATTGGGGATACTCATTCAGCAGACTTATCTGAGTGTAATCTGTTCACACTTATTACAATTAAAAAATGATTTAGCAGAAAAACAAGGGTCTATCTCGTTTCCAAATTTCACAATCGTTCAAAAAATCATACGGCTCATTTGCTTTAGCACCGTATCATTCTTTCTTTGCCTGTTAATCGCAAATAAAGGATTTGGCTATCCGCTTCGAGGTGATACCTTGTCTCTGCTTGCAATCGTAATCGTACTTTTAATCGGTGTGACTGCAATGGCAATTCTTATCACTTCCTTCTTTGACGATGAAGCGCATTGTGCACAATTCTGTATGTTCTTATCGATTCCGACCCTTTTAACGTCTGGATATATCTGGCCGGAATTCATGATGGCACCACACTTTGCCGCCATCATAAAATGCGTATGGCCGCTTTACTATTTCGCTAATCCGCTGCGTACGATTTGTTTAAAAGCTGCAAGCTTCCATGATATCCTTCCTTATTTAAATGGAGGTATCCTTTTCGCAGCTGCCTGGCTTACCATCTCTATCCTGCTTTTCAGACACCGGGTACGGCTGATGCGAAAAAACCATTTATCTAGACTTGACATTTGTAAAAATGAACTTTAA